A genomic region of archaeon BMS3Bbin15 contains the following coding sequences:
- the senX3 gene encoding signal-transduction histidine kinase senX3, with product MSSLRKEKIDKFLYAIAGGYLGYFVIHPAIISISFAMQTGQITPVVVLMTAFSYRMIPWAMTFTFLGAGIGYLYGSIRENMAEMVYSNRTKELFIDILHHDLASPISSARMNIELFMRNKNEEHLHYSLRSLDEMWNIIEDSRNLAKLEIAVPRFEEMDLAGVVEETVDEYLQIAEKKNITLKFSCKDHFPVMAARPIKLAIGNFISNAIKYSPEGSTVEISVMDVGKNYVIAVSDQGTGIPDEKKEIIFERFERIENGLIKGSGLGLAIVKRIAEIHRGKVWVEDNKPEGSVFKLMIPKKQ from the coding sequence ATGTCTAGCCTAAGGAAAGAGAAAATAGACAAGTTCCTCTATGCCATAGCAGGTGGCTATCTGGGATATTTTGTTATTCACCCTGCAATAATATCCATATCTTTTGCCATGCAGACAGGTCAGATTACTCCTGTTGTTGTACTCATGACTGCCTTCAGCTACAGGATGATTCCATGGGCTATGACTTTTACATTTCTCGGAGCAGGAATAGGATATCTATACGGGAGTATAAGGGAAAATATGGCAGAGATGGTTTATTCGAACAGAACGAAAGAGCTGTTTATTGATATCCTTCACCATGACCTGGCAAGTCCCATATCTTCAGCAAGGATGAATATAGAGCTTTTTATGAGGAATAAAAATGAGGAACACCTTCATTATTCCTTAAGGTCACTTGATGAAATGTGGAATATTATTGAGGACTCAAGAAATCTCGCCAAGCTGGAAATAGCAGTGCCAAGATTTGAAGAGATGGACCTGGCCGGGGTTGTTGAGGAAACGGTGGATGAGTACCTGCAAATTGCTGAGAAAAAAAATATAACTCTGAAATTTTCTTGCAAAGACCATTTTCCTGTGATGGCAGCCAGACCAATAAAACTGGCAATAGGAAATTTTATATCAAATGCTATTAAATACAGCCCTGAAGGGTCAACTGTGGAGATTTCAGTGATGGATGTGGGGAAAAACTATGTTATTGCAGTATCTGACCAGGGAACAGGAATTCCAGATGAGAAAAAGGAGATTATATTCGAAAGATTTGAGAGAATTGAAAATGGGTTAATAAAGGGTTCTGGACTGGGCCTTGCCATAGTAAAGAGAATCGCAGAGATTCACAGAGGAAAGGTATGGGTGGAGGATAATAAACCAGAAGGAAGTGTTTTCAAGCTGATGATACCGAAGAAGCAGTAG
- the ilvC gene encoding ketol-acid reductoisomerase produces MVKIYYDKDVDLEALKGKTIAIIGYGIQGHAQAKNMKDSGMDVIVGLRPDGSSWEKAKADGFEPMTIEEAAEKGDIIHILIPDEIQGRIYRKQIKEHISEGNALSFSHGFNIRFNQIVPPENVDVIMMAPKGPGGMVRREYLAGSGVPALIAVEQNYTGKAKEIALAMAKVCGGTRVGVIETTFTEETETDLFGEQVDLCGGSAALIKSAFETLVEAGYSKEMAYFECLHEMKLIVDIYYKAGIEGMWDGVSNTAEYGGRTRGPRIIDEGVKKRMKEVLTEIQNGEFAREWMLENKAGAPVLNSLRKEDAEHPIEEVGKRLRKMMKI; encoded by the coding sequence ATGGTTAAAATTTACTATGATAAGGATGTGGATCTGGAAGCACTCAAGGGTAAGACAATAGCTATTATAGGTTATGGTATTCAGGGCCATGCCCAGGCAAAAAACATGAAAGATTCCGGAATGGATGTTATAGTTGGACTGAGACCAGATGGCTCTTCCTGGGAAAAAGCAAAGGCTGACGGCTTTGAACCAATGACTATTGAAGAGGCTGCAGAAAAAGGAGATATTATTCATATTCTGATTCCCGATGAAATCCAGGGCAGGATTTACAGAAAGCAGATAAAAGAGCACATTAGTGAAGGTAATGCCCTGAGCTTTTCCCATGGTTTCAATATACGTTTCAACCAGATTGTGCCTCCTGAAAATGTGGATGTTATTATGATGGCTCCCAAGGGTCCAGGAGGTATGGTTAGAAGGGAGTATCTGGCAGGTTCTGGTGTGCCTGCTCTGATTGCCGTGGAACAGAACTATACGGGGAAGGCTAAAGAAATAGCACTTGCTATGGCAAAAGTATGCGGTGGCACAAGAGTTGGAGTAATCGAAACAACCTTTACCGAGGAGACAGAAACGGACCTCTTTGGAGAGCAGGTGGATTTATGCGGTGGCTCGGCAGCTCTTATTAAAAGTGCATTTGAAACTCTTGTAGAGGCAGGTTATTCCAAGGAGATGGCATATTTTGAATGCCTGCACGAGATGAAGCTCATTGTTGACATCTATTACAAGGCAGGTATTGAGGGTATGTGGGATGGTGTCTCAAATACAGCAGAATATGGCGGAAGAACCCGTGGGCCAAGGATAATTGATGAAGGTGTCAAAAAGAGAATGAAGGAAGTGCTCACAGAAATTCAGAACGGTGAGTTTGCAAGGGAATGGATGCTTGAAAATAAGGCAGGTGCTCCTGTGCTCAATAGCTTGAGGAAAGAAGATGCTGAGCATCCTATAGAAGAAGTGGGCAAAAGACTCAGAAAGATGATGAAAATATAG